The DNA region CTTATATGTAATAACCCATCAAGTCCACCGAGGTCAATAAATGCACCATACGGAGTAATCGCTTTAACTTTTCCTTTAACAATATCACCTTCGTGGATAGTAGCAAAAGCGCTCTGTCGTTTCTGTATTCGCTCTTCTTCAATCACTGCACGACGTGATAGTATTACTCGACCCTTTTGAATATCTAAATCAAGAATTTTTACTTTTACCGGTTTTTGCAATAAACTATCTATTTTTTCTCCAGGATTTAAACCTAATTGCGAAATCGGAATAAATCCGGTAATATTGTCGCCAAGGTCAACAATCAATCCAGCGCGAGTGGCTGAAACCGGTGTTCCTGTAATATTTTCTTGTTTTTTATATGCTTCAGTTAACGTAGACCAACCACGGACACGGTCTGCAAGTTGTTTTGATAATAGAACCAGCCCGTTTTCAGTTTCTTTTTTATAAACCGACACCTCAATGACATCGCCGATTTTAACTTCCAGTTCGCCGTTAGGTAATTTTTTAAATTGTGATAGCGGCACTATCCCTTCAGACTTAAAACCAATGTCAACAAGAACCCCTTCTGAATCAATTGCTACCACAGTTCCTTTAATAATATCTCCTTCTTCGAATTGAATCAACGAGGATTGTAGTAGCTCCCAAAACTCATCTCCGTCAGCAGAAGTGTTAACCTGACCTGCTGTTTGCTGAATAGAAGATGGTGAAAATAATGCTGTTTTTTGAATATTTTTTGTTCGCATACCAGTTATATATTTTCGCTATTATATCGTTCCTTATAAGGATATTGTAGACCGATACTAGACTTATGTCAAGATAGATGGTTGCTAGAATAGAATGATTCGGAAGGCAGGATAACTAAAAGTTTTTTGTTTGCATCTCTTTAAGCTCGTCAAGCAGTGCTGAAATAAATTCTGATTCCGGGACTTTTTTGACGATTTTCCCATGCCGGAATAATACTCCCGAACCTTTTCCAGCTGCAATACCAATATCCGCAATTTTTGCTTCTCCAGGACCGTTAACCACGCAGCCCATAACCGCTATCGTAATTGGCATTTTGATGGTATCTAACTTCGACTCGAGTTGTTTAACAATATTCAATAAATCAACTTCACATCTTCCGCAGGTCGGGCAGGAAATGAGATTTACTCCCCGAAGTCGAAGTCCTAACGATTTCAGAATTTCCCAACCAACTTTAACCTCTTCGACCGGGTCTGCAGTAAGTGAAACGCGGATTGTATCACCAATCCCTTCAGCTAATAGAATCCCTATACCAACAGCAGATTTAATTGTTCCACACCAAGCTGGCCCAGCTTCCGTTATACCAAGATGAAAAGGATATTCAACCTTTTTAGCCATTAATCGGTAGCTATTGAGTGTGGTAGGAACATCAGAAGTTTTTAAGGAAATAATAATATTATTAAAATTATGTTTTTCAAATAAATCTATTTCCCAAAGGGCGGATTCAACCATTGTTTCCGGAGTAATTCCATGATATTTAGCGATTATTTCTTGAGGTATTGACCCAGCATTTACCCCAATACGAATCGGGATTTTCTTATCTTTAGCAGCAGTAATAATAGCGATAAGCTCTTGTTTATTGCGGATATTTCCTGGATTTAACCGCAGTTTATCTATTCCTTGTTCAATAGCTTTTAACGCAAGTTTGTAATCGAAATGAATATCAGCAACAAGTGGAATCGAAATTTGTGATTTAATTTCGCTAAGATTCTCAGCTGATTTCATATCCGGAACCGCTACACGAACCAATTCACAGCCAGCTTCAGTTAAACGTTGAATCTGCTTTACCGTTGCGTCAATATCCCGAGTATCAGAGTTCGTCATCGATTGAACTGATATCGGTGCATCACCACCAATATACAGTGACCCGACTTTGATTTTCTTGGTTTTTCGTCGTTGGAAAATTTCAGTCTTGTGCATATTCAGCAGTCGAGAATTTGCCCTAAGTTATCAAAGTTATCATGGCTTGATTCCGTTAATTTTTTGTTGCGTTCATTCGTTCAATAGCCGGATGAATAAATATAGCCGCTGCTTTTCGAGTCAGCCAAGCCCGTTCCAATTCTTCTTTTTTATAAACGATATGCCCGGTTTCTTCGGATTTCGCTGCAGGATCATTACATATCGGGTCACCTTGGGGAGTAAATCCGCGACAAACTATGATATGCCCGTTAGTAGATTTGACGGGAGCATTGCTTAGTACCCCTTTGGGATAGGCAATGGAAAGAATAACCGGATGACCAGCTGCAATTTCTTTTTTAATTTCATCAAATCCGTTACAATAGCGTACCCAAGCGCGATATCCTAATGTTCCTGCAAAAGCAGCATTATAACTCCAGTTACCGTAAATGCCATTATAATCATCCCAAACACAGCGAGCTACCTCGGCAGTTGGAAGATTAGTTCCGTAGTACTCTAATATCATAGCTAACGAGGTCGGATGACAAGCGCGCCAGGAAATGGTTTTATCTTCATACAGTTGCGAACGATACGGAACAGGTAAATCTTTAGCCCAATCTGGAGAAATAGATTCTGAGGTTTGAGTATCAGAGAAGGGTAGTAACCTATCAACGAGTTCGATTCGATGTTTCATATCTGCATAGGAAACACCAAACAAATTTAAAATCGGACTTGTTGACGAATCTATGGTCATCAATGTTATACGAAATCGAAAATACCGACTGCCAACCCGCAATTTCAATTCGTCTTCTTTAACATATCCCCATAATCCGCGTTTGATTTTTTCCGGATTATCCAACTGTTTATCACCATACGTGGCAATTTCATACCATGGTGACCAACGGGAAAAATAATTTGATTTAACCTGTATTTCAATTTTTACGGCGGTTCCTTTCGGCAGGAGAGCATTCCATGAAGTAACTAGCGTTGTCGCTAGGAATTTGGTTTTTATTGACGGAGAAACTATCATTCCCGATGACATAAATTTTCCTGTAGTGGTTTTGGCTAATTCAAATCCCGCTGCCAGGTCATTGTAAACGATGTTATACAAATGACAATATTCAAAATCAGATTTCGTTTGATATAAGATTAAATCTACTTGTGGAACCAAAAGCGGTTTTGATTCAAGATTGGTGATACCTATAGTCAAGCTACCTAACAATACCATAATCGTTATTCCTACCTTTTCAATAATAACATAATTGTTCATAGAAATCGATACCTGCAAACAAATCCTAAACTCTATACATCATGATAACTTATTTACATAGTTGAACACTTTACGGTTAATAATGTATTTATTATAATCAAAAAGGCAATGTATCACCAAGGTAGGTTATGATATGATTATTAGTTAAATATGGAAGCAAAGAGCCGGAATGAATTTTCTGAAATAAAATCTACTTGTTATCGGCATCCAACTATTGTTAGTCAGACGGTTTGTTTCGGTTGTGGTAGAGCCATTTGTCATACGTGCATAACCGTAGTGGAAGGGAAAGTCTATTGTCCGAACTGTTATATCGCCGTTGAGGTAAATAATGAACAGATAGCTGAAAGAAATGCGAATAACAAATGGTATTACTCAATCCCTTTCGTTTTATTAATGCTTTTTGCTATTGCTGGACCGTTTGCATTGCCGTTACTATGGAAAAGTCCGGAATTTAATACTACTTCTAAATTTCTACTTACAACATTAGTCATTCTCATTACGATATTCCTCATTTGGTTCATATATTGGTTAAGTGTAACCTATCTAATTCCAAGATATAGGGATATGATGCAAATTCTGCGTTAGAAGAATCGTCTTCGTTGTGGCGGGTCGTAAATAAACCACAGTTTTCCAATAATTTTTTCTTTCGGAACCGAGCAGACACGTTGCCAGGTTTCTAATGGAGCAAATCTTGCATTGTGTGCCTGTGGCATTCCCGTAATAAATCCAATATGGTCAGATACGGTATCACCTGGTTGCGGAATCACCGACCGTAGAATAAAATAGGTATTCTTATTGAGAGTAACTTTTAGGTTCGGCATATTTTGAGTTACTATAGGATAATATTCCGGTAATAATGGTTGGTTATTGATATAGATTTTTCTATCTTTAATTTCTACTGTTTCACCAGGTAATCCGATAACTTTTTCAATATTAGTTCCGGCAGCAATAATCCAGAGATTATCAGCACTATCCGAGACACTAAACTGGTCGGTATAATACCAAACAATGTCCCCGCGATTCGGTTCTCGAAACCAATAAGGGACACAATTGATACAGATACGGTCTAGCTTTTGAATTATCGGAGCCAAACTATTGTTATTTATATGGACTAATTTGAAGGCAGCCGCTAATTCAAATTGGAGAAACATAAGCAGCAAACCGTATGCAAAAAGCGCATAAAATAATGCACTCAGTTTCTGCCGTCGTGTCGGCTGGAATTCCAAATCAAAATCCTGGTTTTTCTTGATACAGGAAACCAAACCATCGACGAATGCAATAGCTATTAAACCAATCGTAAAGTAGATAAGGTAATTTGAAACAGGGTCTTTGATTTTGATAATAATACCCAAAATTAAACAGAAATAAATAGTAAAAAAAACTAACGATTTTTTCCATTGTCGATTATAGAGTTGGCCTAAACCAGGAACAAGTGATAACCATGCTGCCCACCAGGGGCGACGGAGTAACTGCCATTGCATTTCAGCATATTGAACAGCAGATTTTAAAACATCTGTCCGAAGCTTTAATCTGAAAGTAACATTGCGCCATCGGCGTAATGATTTTGTTCTAGGAAAAGAAGGTAATTTAATTTCCGCAGGTGGACTTGTAGTAAATTTTTCTCCGCAAACAAAACAAGTTTGATTTTCGGTAGGATTAAATATTCCGCATCGCGGACATTTCATACTAACACTAATAACACAGAAGAGTAATCATTTTGTAGCTATAATCGCTAGAAATAATCGTTATGTTATACCTTACGATGTATCGATTGCGTTGCGCTAGGGGTAATTCCGATTTCAGGTTCAGGTTCATATCGCTTAATATTAACTTGGTCTTCTTTCAACGTTCCAATCATTTTGGTTAATACATTTACATATTCGACAACATGTGTTCCCGCAATATCTTTAAACCGCACTACTACTTCACCGGATTTAGTTATTTCAATATCAAATTGTTCACTTGGCATAGGGTAGAACCAAAATCAAAATCCTAATATAACATACCCCTGCAAAAGCAGGAAGATTTTATTTTCTAAAAGGGCTGATAATCCAGAAAAATAATCGCGCAAACCATTTCGTTCTATTAACTTTTGCCCAAGCTCGAACCGCAGGTTTATATATCGGGTCAAGTTCTAACGCCTGCTGATAACATTGAATCGCTCGAGTATAAAATCCTAATTTCTGATTACATAATCCAATCATATACCAAAGATAAGGACTCTGACTATTTTTTGATGCAGCATTAGAAAAATAGGTTAGTGCTTTATTATATTGACCAGCTTCGAAGTAAGCTAATGCAACTTGCTGGTTCATAAACCAATCATTTTGAGTTAGTTCGATCGCTTTATCAAAACAAAACTGCGCATTTCGACTCCGTTTACATAAAAATACCTGACCTCGAGCAAGCCAGCAGTATGCTGTAGGAGCTTTCTGCTCTAAGGATAAATCTGAAATTCCTATTGCTTGTTTAAGCATTCCTAATCGGCAATACACCACTGATTTAGCAGCTAATAATTCTGATTCACCCGGAAATAGTTCTAACGCTTTGTTAACCCAAACATGCGCTTCTCGATACTCCCCCATACCTAATAACGCTTTAACCTGACCGACCCAAGCGGGAACAAGCGTATTATCTATACCTAACGCACGGGAATAATAGCGTAATGCTTTTTCGTATTCGCCTTTTCGATAATATTCTTCCGCTTGTGCAAAATAATAATCTTGATTATATCCCTCTTCTATGGGTTCCGCTGGCGTTAGTAATTCTTCTTTTTTTGCTTTTTTATCTTCTAATTCTAATTTTGAAAAGCGTCCCATAAAGTAGAATCCAACTGCTAATTTTCTGTTCTATTTAAAATCTATATAATCTATTTACAATCTATGTAGTAATTATTTTTAAAATTTATATTCAAATTTCTCAATCCAGAATCGCAATAAATTTGTTGACGCTTAAAGCTAGCTAGTGACTTCGGACTACTCTTATCATCGCCATCGGCGAACGGTCAGCTGGATTGAATCCTGTTCTGTCCTCTGTTCACTGACCACCGTTAATCCTTTCGTAGGCAACTCTCTCGTGACTTTATTATATACAAACTGCTGGATAATTTTTTGCGATATTTCAGTTCCAATCTCTCGTAGTTCCTGAGCTAATTTATTTTGTCCCCAAACAGTTATATTGCATTTTCCACGATGGTCAACCCGAAAGGTTATCACCACATCATTTTTTGCAACCTGCATTTGTGTTTCGGTTCCGAGCGATTCTCCTACCACCTCGGTATTAGGTAACTCTAATTCTACAGTGATACCTTTATTTTTCAGATCGCGTCGGACAAACTTTCGTTCGTGTAATAGTCCATAACCCATCGCTCCTGTTACAGCTAAAAGAATTGGTAGCAGAGCTGGCCAAGTTGTCGCAATTGCTGGAACGATTACGTATATCATTGGAACTGCCATAGTATCAAGCCCCAAATCATCATACTCGCAAAAGCGAGTATCTATAATTCTAATTTTCGTTTTTCAACTTTTTTTATTTGTTCCGGTTCAGTTATCGAAGAAGCGCGACGCGCTCTTCCTTCCGCCCATTGCCGAAGTTGTTCGATTTCTTCCCGCATCGTTTTTGATAACGGCATGGTTTCTTTTATATTATGAAGAATCAGTGCCGTGGTTAACGGTTCGTGTGCTGCAAAAGCTTCATATAATGCAGAAATAATTACCTGTTCGATTTCAGCACCAGAAAATCCCTCCGTTGCTTGCGCTAATTGTTCAATATCAAATTCTTCCGGTATCCGATTTCGTTTTGCGAGATGAATCCGAAATATATCGCTTCGTTCCCAGAAATTCGGTAAATCAATAAAGAATATTTCATCAAATCGCCCTTTCCGGAGTAACTCCGGTGGTAATTGAGTAATATTGTTTGCGGTAGCGATGACAAAAACCGGTGCGGTTTTTTCTTGCAACCAGGTAGTGAATGTACCAAATACGCGCGCCGTAGTTCCAGCATCGGAAAAAGACGAACTATGAATTCCGGCAAAAGATTTATCAATTTCATCAATCCATAATATCGTCGGAGAAACGGATTCTGCAACTTTAATCGCTCGACGTACATTGTCTTCAGAAGAACCAACCAAACTTCCGAATAGTCTACCCATATCTAATCGGAGTAAAGGAACTTTCCATAATGCTGAAACCGCTTTTGCACTTAAACTTTTCCCACAACCTTGAACTCCGATAAACAATACGCCTTTTGGTGCTGGAAGACCAAACGAACGCGCTTGTTCACTGAATGCTAGACGTCGGGTATGCAACCATTCTTTCAATGCATCAAGTCCACCAACTTCATTGAAATTTTCGGTTGCGGCATAGTATTCAAGAAGCCCAGATTTTCGGATTATCTGCTGTTTTTCGGAAAAAATCTCGGTGATACTCTCTTCATCTAGTTTCCCCTGTTGAACAATGGTTTTTGCGAAGACATTCTCTGCTTCTTTTATAGTTAAACCCAGGGCTGCGTGCAGAATTTTTTCTCGGGTTTCCGGTTCAAGCGCAAATCGGATATCAGCCTCTCGTGGTAAATCCGCTAATACCCGGTCGAGTAGTTCACTTAATTCGTCTAGTGTTGGTAAATCAAAATCAATTACCGTTATATCTTTTTCTAATTCTGGCGGTAATGTTAAAACCGGAGCTACTAAAACCAAGGTTTTATAACTATTTCGGAGATAATTGGATACTTCCCGCAATTTGCGTTTAACGGTAGCT from bacterium includes:
- a CDS encoding S1 RNA-binding domain-containing protein is translated as MRTKNIQKTALFSPSSIQQTAGQVNTSADGDEFWELLQSSLIQFEEGDIIKGTVVAIDSEGVLVDIGFKSEGIVPLSQFKKLPNGELEVKIGDVIEVSVYKKETENGLVLLSKQLADRVRGWSTLTEAYKKQENITGTPVSATRAGLIVDLGDNITGFIPISQLGLNPGEKIDSLLQKPVKVKILDLDIQKGRVILSRRAVIEEERIQKRQSAFATIHEGDIVKGKVKAITPYGAFIDLGGLDGLLHI
- the ispG gene encoding flavodoxin-dependent (E)-4-hydroxy-3-methylbut-2-enyl-diphosphate synthase, with product MHKTEIFQRRKTKKIKVGSLYIGGDAPISVQSMTNSDTRDIDATVKQIQRLTEAGCELVRVAVPDMKSAENLSEIKSQISIPLVADIHFDYKLALKAIEQGIDKLRLNPGNIRNKQELIAIITAAKDKKIPIRIGVNAGSIPQEIIAKYHGITPETMVESALWEIDLFEKHNFNNIIISLKTSDVPTTLNSYRLMAKKVEYPFHLGITEAGPAWCGTIKSAVGIGILLAEGIGDTIRVSLTADPVEEVKVGWEILKSLGLRLRGVNLISCPTCGRCEVDLLNIVKQLESKLDTIKMPITIAVMGCVVNGPGEAKIADIGIAAGKGSGVLFRHGKIVKKVPESEFISALLDELKEMQTKNF
- a CDS encoding C39 family peptidase is translated as MNNYVIIEKVGITIMVLLGSLTIGITNLESKPLLVPQVDLILYQTKSDFEYCHLYNIVYNDLAAGFELAKTTTGKFMSSGMIVSPSIKTKFLATTLVTSWNALLPKGTAVKIEIQVKSNYFSRWSPWYEIATYGDKQLDNPEKIKRGLWGYVKEDELKLRVGSRYFRFRITLMTIDSSTSPILNLFGVSYADMKHRIELVDRLLPFSDTQTSESISPDWAKDLPVPYRSQLYEDKTISWRACHPTSLAMILEYYGTNLPTAEVARCVWDDYNGIYGNWSYNAAFAGTLGYRAWVRYCNGFDEIKKEIAAGHPVILSIAYPKGVLSNAPVKSTNGHIIVCRGFTPQGDPICNDPAAKSEETGHIVYKKEELERAWLTRKAAAIFIHPAIERMNATKN
- the lepB gene encoding signal peptidase I, producing MKCPRCGIFNPTENQTCFVCGEKFTTSPPAEIKLPSFPRTKSLRRWRNVTFRLKLRTDVLKSAVQYAEMQWQLLRRPWWAAWLSLVPGLGQLYNRQWKKSLVFFTIYFCLILGIIIKIKDPVSNYLIYFTIGLIAIAFVDGLVSCIKKNQDFDLEFQPTRRQKLSALFYALFAYGLLLMFLQFELAAAFKLVHINNNSLAPIIQKLDRICINCVPYWFREPNRGDIVWYYTDQFSVSDSADNLWIIAAGTNIEKVIGLPGETVEIKDRKIYINNQPLLPEYYPIVTQNMPNLKVTLNKNTYFILRSVIPQPGDTVSDHIGFITGMPQAHNARFAPLETWQRVCSVPKEKIIGKLWFIYDPPQRRRFF
- a CDS encoding tetratricopeptide repeat protein, giving the protein MGRFSKLELEDKKAKKEELLTPAEPIEEGYNQDYYFAQAEEYYRKGEYEKALRYYSRALGIDNTLVPAWVGQVKALLGMGEYREAHVWVNKALELFPGESELLAAKSVVYCRLGMLKQAIGISDLSLEQKAPTAYCWLARGQVFLCKRSRNAQFCFDKAIELTQNDWFMNQQVALAYFEAGQYNKALTYFSNAASKNSQSPYLWYMIGLCNQKLGFYTRAIQCYQQALELDPIYKPAVRAWAKVNRTKWFARLFFWIISPFRK
- a CDS encoding AAA family ATPase, which produces MSKRQIQEIEILIRARYPILYIVTWEEDRVESALLSIVKSRDKKLYTWTINQGLIPYGVSAQAQKYKNVPTSDPLLALDAVIESVEPAIFLFKDFHSFINEATVKRKLREVSNYLRNSYKTLVLVAPVLTLPPELEKDITVIDFDLPTLDELSELLDRVLADLPREADIRFALEPETREKILHAALGLTIKEAENVFAKTIVQQGKLDEESITEIFSEKQQIIRKSGLLEYYAATENFNEVGGLDALKEWLHTRRLAFSEQARSFGLPAPKGVLFIGVQGCGKSLSAKAVSALWKVPLLRLDMGRLFGSLVGSSEDNVRRAIKVAESVSPTILWIDEIDKSFAGIHSSSFSDAGTTARVFGTFTTWLQEKTAPVFVIATANNITQLPPELLRKGRFDEIFFIDLPNFWERSDIFRIHLAKRNRIPEEFDIEQLAQATEGFSGAEIEQVIISALYEAFAAHEPLTTALILHNIKETMPLSKTMREEIEQLRQWAEGRARRASSITEPEQIKKVEKRKLEL